A region from the Acanthochromis polyacanthus isolate Apoly-LR-REF ecotype Palm Island chromosome 23, KAUST_Apoly_ChrSc, whole genome shotgun sequence genome encodes:
- the LOC110967562 gene encoding C-X-C motif chemokine 3-like: MNAAIRCITLLVCVAICSASAVKYCRCIKTIQGVNLRSIADVKVHGPRPYCRKQEVIVILKNGRSHCLDPEVKFTRILVQRTQTPSMARAKNTMSPKSTTESDTASFTASATESTTASFTESAIVLPTSS; this comes from the exons ATGAACGCTGCAATCCGGTGCATTACTCTCTTGGTCTGTGTAGCCATTTGCTCTGCATCAG CTGTTAAATATTGCCGATGCATCAAGACAATCCAGGGCGTAAATCTCAGATCCATCGCTGATGTCAAGGTGCACGGTCCTCGTCCTTACTGCAGAAAGCAAGAAGTCAT TGTCATACTGAAAAATGGCAGGTCACACTGTCTTGACCCTGAAGTAAAATTCACCAGAATACTCGTGCAAAGAACACAGAC ACCGAGCATGGCACGTGCTAAGAACACCATGAGCCCAAAATCAACCACAGAGTCAGACACAGCATCATTTACAGCATCAGCCACTGAATCAACCACAGCATCATTCACAGAATCAGCCATAGTGCTGCCAACTTCATCATAA